In Anopheles gambiae chromosome 2, idAnoGambNW_F1_1, whole genome shotgun sequence, a single window of DNA contains:
- the LOC3289907 gene encoding nose resistant to fluoxetine protein 6: protein MVSIMQLLIVLVCSVLCCTGWVQCAEEFNMTQYRLMPRVFHFDDYDECLRDDPSVPDVYCMVKAVVQPNASSPAWNVIADFSSNWKQHVNHAHLDRGLCLSGCIRLLDELERANVTQQELQSLIVPKFQIDFPYIIKNGTFRDVDTYRRNYSELFAKCINYELQQKHGLRAYTEIEYCDSNRESYPIDNLEIAFLVVLAMLLLVVFSSSWYDHRCKQDHGLDHYRKELSSKAAMVLVSFSIIRNWYRLTSRGDDSLSRSIRYIHAVRFMIFMMINMGHNILYAQPRTAMTIERKFSEVDSMIVANGSHIVTTFFVISALMLVLSLVTKLEQTGRKIGFLEIIMISIARYVRLTPVYAFIMFLEATWLVRYLDGPLWRKGFETGRTYCRKHWWVNLLYINNYYATDEPCMQHTWYLAADFHMFVYGLVVCAVVLRFPKYRTYILSFLLLVCTMVAAVVVYVNEYEAVTVLPPEPLRFFYWYWDMYHGTYLPTHMYLVNYTAAIMGSFYMLHLQSKNFKTPKMFSLLWLLGVLAIPGTFVAGYFIYSNLFDTPSVWMALVFPLGRIFYTALMFLLTIGFIFRASKPVLRLLNIHFFGILGRLTYCAYLCHFFITRATSFGTRRLANLGVFEMNTSSWSTLVMSYVFGWMLCLMLESPFIALQKILFESLHRNSRSNNTESNQHLQENVPTPSTFLGANGKSAKDDVESYTNSTAQQTAALSVH from the exons ATGGTCTCGATCATGCAACTGCTGATAGTGCTGGTGTGCAGTGTCCTGTGCTGCACCGGGTGGGTGCAATGTGCCGAGGAATTCAACA TGACACAGTATCGGCTGATGCCGCGAGTGTTTCATTTCGACGACTATGATGAGTGTCTTCGAGACGATCCGTCCGTGCCGGATGTTTACTGCATGGTTAAAGCCGTAGTGCAACCGAACGCATCCTCCCCCGCTTGGAACGTAATTGCTGACTTCTCCAGCAACTGGAAGCAGCACGTCAACCACGCACATCTGGACCGTGGGCTTTGTCTCAGCGGTTGCATCAGATTGCTGGACGAGCTGGAGCGCGCTAACGTCACGCAGCAGGAGCTGCAGTCGTTGATCGTACCGAAATTTCAGATCGATTTCCCG TACATCATCAAGAACGGCACGTTTCGGGACGTGGACACGTATCGTCGCAACTACTCGGAGCTGTTTGCGAAGTGCATCAACTACGAGCTGCAGCAGAAGCATGGATTGCGTGCTTATACAGAAATCGAGTACTGCGACAGCAACCGGGAATCGTATCCGATCG ATAATTTGGAAATCGCTTTTCTGGTCGTGCTggccatgctgctgctggtggtgttttCCTCTAGCTGGTACGATCATCGCTGCAAGCAGGACCACGGATTAGACCACTACCGCAAGGAACTGTCAAGCAAAG CCGCCATGGTGCTGGTGTCTTTCTCCATCATCCGCAACTGGTATCGGTTGACGTCCCGAGGCGATGATTCGCTCAGCCGCTCGATACGATACATCCACGCGGTAAGGTTTATGATTTTCATGATGATCAACATGGGACATAACATCCTTTACGCACAGCCCCGAACGGCCATGACTATCGAGCGG AAATTCAGCGAAGTTGATTCGATGATTGTTGCCAACGGTTCGCACATTGTTACCACGTTCTTCGTCATCAGTGCGCTTATGCTGGTCCTGTCGCTGGTAACCAAACTGGAACAGACAGGGCGGAAAATAGGATTCCTTGAAATCATTATGATTTCAATCGCTCGCTACGTTCG TCTTACGCCCGTGTATGCTTTCATAATGTTTTTGGAAGCAACTTGGCTCGTGCGATATCTTGACGGTCCCCTGTGGCGCAAAGGATTCGAGACAGGGCGCACGTACTGTCGCAAACACTGGTGGGTCAATCTGCTTTACATCAACAATTATTACGCTACAGATGAACCG TGCATGCAACACACCTGGTACCTGGCAGCCGATTTCCACATGTTCGTTTACGGCCTGGTAGTGTGTGCCGTGGTGCTACGCTTTCCCAAATACCGGACGTACATACTTTCCTTTCTGCTGCTGGTCTGCACGATGGTTGCTGCCGTCGTGGTGTACGTGAACGAATACGAAGCTGTGACGGTTTTACCACCGGA ACCGCTCAGATTTTTCTACTGGTACTGGGACATGTATCACGGAACGTACCTGCCGACGCACATGTACCTGGTCAATTACACGGCTGCCATCATGGGCTCCTTCTACATGCTCCATCTGCAGAGCAAGAACTTCAAAACTCCAAAG ATGTTTTCATTACTGTGGTTGCTTGGCGTGCTGGCCATACCGGGAACGTTTGTAGCCGGGTACTTCATCTACAGCAACCTGTTCGACACACCGTCCGTGTGGATGGCGCTTGTCTTCCCGCTCGGTCGCATATTCTACACCGCGCTCATGTTCCTGCTCACCATCGGTTTTATCTTCCGCGCCAGCAAGCCCGTCCTCCGGCTGCTCAACATTCACTTCTTCGGTATCCTCGGACGCCTTACGTACTGTGCGTACCTGTGTCACTTTTTCATCACGCGGGCCACCTCGTTCGGCACCAGACGGTTGGCAAATCTGGGCGTATTTGAGATG AACACCTCCAGTTGGTCGACACTCGTAATGTCGTACGTTTTCGGTTGGATGCTCTGTCTGATGCTTGAATCTCCGTTTATTGCTCTGCAGAAGATTCTGTTCGAGAGCCTGCATCGCAACAGCAGATCGAACAACACTGAAAGCAATCAGCATCTACAGGAGAACGTTCCAACGCCGTCCACATTTCTTGGAGCCAATGGGAAGTCTGCGAAGGACGATGTAGAATCTTACACAAACTCTACGGCACAGCAGACGGCAGCTTTAAGCGTGCATTGA